The Geobacter metallireducens GS-15 region GCACTGGTCCTTGCCCGTGGGATTTTCCCCCCGGCCCCCTTCCGTTGCGCCAGAACAGGCCCTTTCCCTTTCGGAACGCATTTTGCCGTGTCAGTGTACAAAGTTTTTTATGTCCCTGACACCGGCGTCACGCTTATAATCCTCCAGAGGTTCACCTTGTTTCGTTCCGTCAGGGAGGGGCATCTCTCGGCAATGCGCAACCACACAACATCGAAGATTAAGACCATTGCCGCCGCCCTGCTGCTCGGCACTCTTGGCTTTGCCGTCAACTGGCTGAACCCGTCCCTCTTCTTTGGTGTCAACATCTTCTTCGGTTCCTTCTTTGTCATGCTCGCCCTGTTCCGCTACGGGACGGGGGCCGGCGTCCTGGCGGCAGCCCTGGCCGCAAGCTACTCTCTGATTTTCTGGCACAGTCCCTTGGGGGTGCTGGTCTGGGTGGGCGAGGCCCTGGTCGTGGGGCGGATGCTGCGGCGGTCCCGCAATATCGCGTTTCTCGACACCCTCTACTGGTTCTGCCTCGGCATGCCCTTTTACCTGTTTTACCATATGGCAAGCCAGACCGACCTGTCTCTGGCCGTCCTGCTGTCACTCAAGTATGGAGTCAACGGCATCTTTAACGCCTTGGCCGCCGCCCTGCTCCTTCATCTGGTAAACCTCTCGCAGCCCTTCAGGCGTCCTGGCGAACAGTCAACCCACTTCCACCACCTCCTCGCGACATCCATGGTGGCAGCCATCCTCATTCCGGGTATCTGTTACGTCGTTCTCGAAATCCGACGGGACATATCCCAGGAAGAACAACGGATCCACCAGCGGTTGCAGACCACCACGAACCTTACCCGCCAGGTGATCGAGACCTGGCTTGCCGACAAAACCCACGACGTTCAGACCCTGGCGTCCCAGGTTGGAGACCCCCAGACTACCCCCGCCGCCATCATCCAGAATAAGGCTAATCTGATAAAGCTGCTTTCACCCCATTTTGTGAAGATGTCAGTGCAGAACAGCAGGGCCATCTCCGTGGCCTTCGTTCCGGCGGTGGATCAGCAGGGGCGCTCCAATGTGGGGAGAGATTACTCCACCATGCCCTACCACCGGATCGTACGGGAAACCCTGCGTCCGGCGGTCTCTGACATCGACTACGGAACCGTGTCGAAGGTGCCCCGGCTGGCCCTCTTCGCCCCCATTGTCATAGATGGCGAATTCCGCGGTTACTGTACCGGCACCGTCGAGATCGCGCGCATGACGGAACAGCTGCGCATCATCGCCGACAACCGCGCCATGGACATCACCCTCCTGGACCGGAAACGGCAGGTCATCGCCAGCACCGACTCAGCGAGAAAAATGATGGAGCGCTTCGCCCCCGGCATGGGGAAGGAACGACGCCGGCTGTCAGATGGACTTTACCAGTTCATTCCCCTCACCCCGGGGGGCCGCGACCTTCAGCGCTGGCAACAGGCGTCCTTCGGCATGGATTCTCCCCTCAATGCTGACGTGCCGTGGTCCATTGTCATCACGACGCCGATGAAACCTTTCCTGGAGGGGCTCGAGAACAACGCCAGCCGGGGTTTTGCCCTCCTCCTCGCCCTCATCCTCTTCTCCATCGCCACCGCACACGTGGCCAGCGCAGCGTTCACCCGCCCCATCGCCCACCTGGAGCAGATATCCGCCACCCTCCCCGTGGACGTGATACGGCACCAGGAGATTGACTGGCCCCACAGCGGCATTCGGGAGGTGGCGGGGCTCATCGGCAACGTCCGGCAGATGGCGGCCACGCTCCAGAGTTACGTCCACGAACTGCAGACCCTCAACGAATCACTGGAACAGAGGGTGAT contains the following coding sequences:
- a CDS encoding sensor histidine kinase, with protein sequence MRNHTTSKIKTIAAALLLGTLGFAVNWLNPSLFFGVNIFFGSFFVMLALFRYGTGAGVLAAALAASYSLIFWHSPLGVLVWVGEALVVGRMLRRSRNIAFLDTLYWFCLGMPFYLFYHMASQTDLSLAVLLSLKYGVNGIFNALAAALLLHLVNLSQPFRRPGEQSTHFHHLLATSMVAAILIPGICYVVLEIRRDISQEEQRIHQRLQTTTNLTRQVIETWLADKTHDVQTLASQVGDPQTTPAAIIQNKANLIKLLSPHFVKMSVQNSRAISVAFVPAVDQQGRSNVGRDYSTMPYHRIVRETLRPAVSDIDYGTVSKVPRLALFAPIVIDGEFRGYCTGTVEIARMTEQLRIIADNRAMDITLLDRKRQVIASTDSARKMMERFAPGMGKERRRLSDGLYQFIPLTPGGRDLQRWQQASFGMDSPLNADVPWSIVITTPMKPFLEGLENNASRGFALLLALILFSIATAHVASAAFTRPIAHLEQISATLPVDVIRHQEIDWPHSGIREVAGLIGNVRQMAATLQSYVHELQTLNESLEQRVIERTEDIRRLNEELEERVNERTAQLKSALLHMESFSYSISHDLRAPLRAVNGYATILLEDFAPHLPAEAQRYLGQIAGNGIRMAALIDDLLTFSRLSRHPLKRENVDPAAVVRDVLEELEGERAGRTVQVTVGELPPCQADPSLIRQVFANLLSNAFKYSRKREDARIEVGSFKKDGATVYFVRDNGDGFDMAYADKLFGVFQRLHRSEDFEGTGVGLAIVHNIVTRHGGTVWAESAAGKGATFFFTLAEG